The Lathyrus oleraceus cultivar Zhongwan6 chromosome 5, CAAS_Psat_ZW6_1.0, whole genome shotgun sequence genome includes the window agaaagttaggaatggaaaacattgttcctttcttaaacacatagggaaagatccttgctcaccacacaacaatgcaatgaaagtttgtcaagacttgttgaatcaagatggtcatattagaaatgttattcaagtgcaaagttcaagtcaaagaatgaataatcggttacgactcaagatttcaattgacactgttcgttggttaacactaaaagcttgtgcttttaggggtcacgacgaaagtagaaaatcaagaaatcaaggtaactttcttgagttattgaagcttttagcatcctacaatgatgaagttgcaaaagttgtgttggaaaattctccacaaaattgcaagtatacttcacatcaaattcaaaaagagctcttgcaaattctttctagtagggtgaaaaagagtattcgtgaggaaattgatgattccaaattttgtatcgttgttgatgaagctcgtgatgagtcaaaaaaggaacaaatggctcttgtattaagatttgttgataaagttggtttaatacaagagagattttttgatgtgacacacgttaaagacaccacatctttaactcttaaggaagtAATATGTtatatactttctcgacataaccttgatatttctaacattcgtggccaagggtatgatggtgctagcaatatgagaggagaatggaatggtttacaagccctctttatgaaagattgtccttatgcatactatgttcattattttgctcatcgattgcaacttgcattagttacatcatcaagagaagtcaaacctgttcataaattttttgagaagctgatctttgttgtgaatgttgtttgttcttctacaaagcgtcatgatgagttacaagcttaccaattagaagaaattgcttatttgttagagattgatgagattgtaactggtaaaggtgcaaatcaagttggtacattgaaacgagttggagatactcgttggggatcatattacgattcaatttctagcttgataaacatgtatgaagcaacttgtttagtttttaaaaaaattgcaaaagatagagggagttatgctacacgtggggatgtagatagttgttacaattacttgaaggcatttgattttatatttattttgcacttgatgaaagaaatcatgggaataacaaatatgctttgtcaagccttacaaaaaaaatcaagatgtagttaatgttatgaacttggttcgttcaacaaaacatcttattcaaggtttgagagaaaatggttgggatatattgtttactaaagtggtatctttttgtgaaaagcatggaATTGAGATTtctgatcttaatgatgttcattcaacaacaagatttggacgctcccgtcttgaagagaatcaagtcacaattcaacattactttaaagttgaaatctttttcactaccattgacaaacagttacaagagttgaacaacagattcagtgagcagacaataaatttgttaactctttcttgttctttatctcctaaggatggatataaagcttttagcattgatactatttgttctttagttgaaaaatattatcctatggattttagtgatcaagagaagaataatttgcaatttcaactccaacattttctatttgttgctcgtcaagcatcaaacttgaataatttatcaactattcaagaactatgttcatgtttggttgcatctggacaggctgaaacttacttcttgattgatagactacttcgtcttatcatgactcttcccgtttctacggccacaattgagaggtctttttcagcaatgaaaattattaagactaagttgagaaacaagatggatgatgggtttcttggagatagcatgacaatatatattgaaagggagattagtgcaagcattagttcggagtcaattattgacgatttcaagtcactcggaatgcgtaaagcattactttaaggtagttttaagtcatgtaatttaaatttttagtaattaattttgtatttattttaactttaatgttttatttaaaatactatttacattttatttataatctttattttacgttagcggccatcccaaatttttttatctggctccgccactgGTCTTCATCCCATTCCTTGAAATCATGAATTTTTAAGACTGTCATAGCACTATAGGAAATTCTTCTATACAGTGCATCAGAGGCAAAATTTTATTTCCCTGGTCAAGGGCCTTGCTATTCTTCCATAATCATGAACGAACCTCCTATAATAATTGGTAAGGCCTAAGATTCCCTTTAAGTTGGTGGCGTTATTGGGTGAAGGCCATAACATCATTGCTTCCAACTTCTTAGGATCCATAGATAATCCTCTAGCAAAAATAGCATGTCCCATATATTTCAATTTATATTGGCCAAATGAACACTTCTTGTTGTTAATATTCAATTCACTTTGTTGCATTAATGTCAATACATTTTGTATGTGTTATTTGTGTTCTTCCAGAGAAGGATTATATATTATAATATCATCGAAGGATGCCAAAATGTATTTCTAGAGTAAAAGCCTCAGTGCTTCATTTACTAATGATTGAAAAGAAGAAGGTGTGTTAGTAAGTCCGGACGGAAGTAGCATAAATTCATAGTGACTTTCATGTGTTTAGAAAACAATTTTTGCAATGTCCTCTTTCATCATTTTGATTTGGTGGTATCCTGATCTTAAATCCAGTTTTGAAAAGACGTTGCCCCTCCTATATTTTTCAACAACTCCTCAAGTATTGAGATGGAAAGTTTTTCGGAAACGATGGTTTTGTTCAATGCCTTGTAACCTACACAAAATCACCAACTACCATCTTTCTTTCTGACTAAGGTGACAGGACATGAATAAGGACTCGTAGATGATTAGATAATTTATGCTTCTAACATTTCAGCAACCAATTTTCAATTTTTTGTTTTATGATAGTGAGTATATATGTCTGGTTTGATATTTGTTATCTTGGCTCCTTCTTCGAGGTCAATGGTATGGTATTGACACCGATGAGGAGGAAATCCTTTCGAGGTTTCAAAGAAGGAGAGGAAATCATGTAACACATATTTTAATTGTGACGCAATTGAATCCTTCCAATATATCTTTATTTGAATGTGACGATATTCAATAAATTTTCCTTGTTACAAAGCTTTCGATATATAATTAAGTGAGGTGTCTTTCTTTGAAAGTTCCGAATCTCCTTTTAAAATGACATTTCTTCCCTTAATCTTGAGGTACAACGTTATTCGTTCAAAGTTGACTCTAATCTCTTAGGCTTGCTAACAATTCCACACATAAAACCACATTTACGCCTCTAAGGCCAAACAAGAAGAATTGTTGTTGTACTTGTACTTCTTATACTTTCAGGAGAACTTTTTTGCACACTCTCTGAAATTTGATATTGTGATCATCTCCAACTTCTACCATGTATCATGGAGTGTCTTCTACctttaattttaatttttctaCAATTCCTTAGAAATGATGTTATGGGTGGAGCCACAATCTATCAATACTATGGCTTTGTGATCATCAATAGTTCCCAAATCCTTTAAGGATCAGAAAGAATTAAATTCCACAATATTATTCATTAATAGTTTGGGTGTTTTTCCAATTTCTAGTTTGGGTTCCTCTTTGGATTTTCAACATTATCTTTGTTTGTTACTAACATTATCCAAAAGTTATTAATTTTTGCATATACGAGAGGTGCTCCATTTTTCTTCGCAAAGAAAAACTTCTCATTTCTTCCTCTTTTCTTGAAGTTCCCATTTGATTAATCATTGAAATCCTCTAAGTCAGTTGTTTTTTTTATAGTTTATTCATGGATATGCTACCGGCTAAAGAATTAGAAGGGTCGTTACTTTTTCCTCCACCTTTTTGAATAACACCATAAGTAAAAGTCTTCAAATAGGATGGAATTCAGTATGAGGTGTTgaattttcaatttgaatttgaagtAGTATTCAATCCCACATTCCAAATCGCTTTGTTTTTCTGCTCAATCATTAATGTCTTCTTAACCATGATTGAAAAAATGGGTGGTTCGTAGAGTTTAGTTTCTTCCCTGATGTTTTCCTTCCATCCGTTCACAAAAATGTCCTTCAAATGTtcttcatcaacatttttcaTCATGCTTGCAAACTTTTGGAATTACTCAACATACTCATCCACgatttcttattgtttaagtGTAAGGAGGGCAATAAAAGGATTGAGAGTGGCTGAAGTTTGGAAACTTTCAAGAATAGAAAGTTTGAAATCTCCCCATCCAATATCTGAATTGCAAGTCTCCCACCATTGGAACCAAGATAGCATTTCCATCAAGTACCATCATAATTGCCTGAATTTTCTCTTCTTTTAGGATATCTTTCATTTGAAAGAAGTGCTCTAATTTGTTTATTCAACTATAAGCATCGTATTCTCCATCATATATGGAGatttccatttttcttcattGTTTTGTTTTTCCTTCCCTAATGTGAATCTTGGTTGTCTATTCTCCATAGGCAGAATCTTTTAATGTACCATCTTTTGAGTGCATGGATAAATTTTCCATCATGGCTTCTGGGCGGGAAAAGTGTGCTTCAAGTTATTGTCGTTCTGCATCTCAATTTTTTCGGTATGTTATCAATATTTTCGAAATTCTCTTCGTTGTGTTAGGATTATTGGAAGTAAATCGAGTTGTCACCATATTTGAAAGCAAAGCACCTGGACGGTGCTCTGATACCAATTGGTAAGAACAAGATAAAATGGAACAGGATGAAATAAAATTTTATATAGATCATTTTTGGGATATATTGTAACACAAGTTTTTGAGAGCTTGTTTCTCCATAAATCATATTCTTCCCATTTTCCCTCAGTTGCTTTCCTAATCTGGTTTGCTTTTATTTATATTTCATCTAACATGCATTCTTAATTGACATAATTAATCAAAATGGTTGTGACTATCCCCAATTGTAATTTCTCCATagttaatattttttttctccaagaGATGTGCCCTTTCTCAAACAGTTGCATCCTCCTAGGTCAAACTTTTTGGCCCTAATGGATGCGTCTCTGCACCAAGGGTCATGCCCCCTGATTTTCATCTCATGGCTCATCACCCCTTGGATGGGTCATGACTGTTAGGTGGTGTGCACCCTTTGGATGTTGGGCGCCCTGCTTGTGATAGCCCAAGGTGGTTGCGCCCCTTGCTCGCTGCTTGTAGATGTAAACCCTAGTGATTGGTGGTTACGCTTATCAATTTCTTTGTCTGGCTTCAACTTATTCTTCTCATTACGAAGCTCATTTTGCTGAGCGCTGAACTATAATTCTTTAGAACTATGTTTCTTATATAAAACTTGGATAAATACAATGCACACATCGGAAAACAATATAGGAAAGAAAAAGGCATCCATCGaaaaaaagaatatatatatataacaacaatATAGCCTTATCACACTAAGTGAGAACTTCTACATGGATCAACTTCCTCCATAATGTTTTATCCAAGACCATGCTTATATCCAAATTGTTAATCTCGAGATATTTTTTAATAACTTCTCTTatagttttttcttgatcttccTTTACCTTTAACTGTTTGAGTCATCTCCATCTGATCTACTCTCATTACCATAAAATCTACAAGTCTTCTCTCTACATGCATAAATCACCTAAGTTTATTTTCCACCATCTTTTCTACTATACAGGTTACCCCAACACACTCTCTCTAATATTGTTATTTCTAATCTTACCATGTATAGTATTACCACGCATCCAACACAATATCTTCATCTCTTCTACACTAACTTTATTCTTGTGTTGACTCTTAATCGTCCAACATTTTGTCTCGTACAATGTTTTACCGCAATCCGATGAAAAATTCCCTTCAGCTTAAGTGGTACTTTTGTATCACATAAAATCATTGAAGCCTTTTTTCATCTTAGCCACCAAGCTTGAATTCGATGATTTATATTTCCTTCTATTTCTCCATAGTTTTATATGAGGGCCCAAGATATTTAAACCACGTAACTTGTGGAATGATATGGTCTCCATCTTTCACCTATAAATTAGAAAcacttcttcttcttttgttgaaCTTACATTCCATATACTGCATCTTACTTGTACTTAGGCAAAAGTCATTCATTTCTAAAGCTCGACTCAATAAACAGAAAAATGGATATTATCATATCCTAAATTTTTCCCTCATCTTTTCTTTTCATTAATTTATTTATATGAAATCATTTgtcaattttttttttcaaaacgtGTCATTTTATTGAATTATCTTTACATACCATTCCATTTTTATCATCATCATAAAGTCAATCTTTATTTAAAATCCAAAAGTATTCTAATTACATTTCATGCATTTTTATTCACCATATGTCATGCATTTTCCATCCATTTTATTCATACCTCATGTGAGGTCAAAGAAAGAACAAAAGTAATCTTGCACTCAGGATATACAATGTGAAGAAGTCTAAAATAATTCTTACTTACACCATATTACGAAATACAATTTGGGAGTTCAAATGGCTTCTTCCTTAAATGTGAATGTTCATTACATTTGTTTATATAGCAATTCTATATTGCATTGTAGGCTATCATACACTATCAATTAACATATAATTGCTTGTGTAACAATTAACAACAAATAACTAACTTTCAACTACAAATGTAACTAACTAACAACTTCCAATCTCTTTGTTTTCATCTTGAATCCCTTGAATGTTTTGTTTAATCAATATTAGTAAATAACAACTTCCTCTCCTTATTTTTCTACATTATATTTCTACTTGACAGCATCAAAATAGTTTAATATTCTGGCACCAGCACTTAGTTGCATACATGAATTAGGTGTGCACCGCTAGGGAACTTGGAAATGCTCAAAATGATTGCTCTGCACATCTTTCAGATATTCAACAAGTCATAAAAAAACTTTTTATTCCCACCAGTCTTGTGCACCACATTATTATTCCTTCCAAATTCCTTTTATGCTTCTCTCAACATATATATAAACCTCTTCACTCAAGTCAATTCTCAAATCAATTATATCTATCTGATTATCTTTGATCATCTTTAGCATTCCATATTCATTATATTTAGAAAACATGGAAGTATTTCAAATCATTCTAAGAGTATTTTTTATGGCTATCCTCATCAAATTGGCCATGGCTACTAATCACATTGTTGGAGGACCAAATGGTGGATGGGATACAGGCTCAGCAGATCTTCAATTTTCAGTCGGAGACAATCTCGGTAAGTCACTACATCAATTTCTAAGCATTTGTTTGGTTTGACGTCTTTAAATTTATCTATTGGCATAAAGACTTGTAAAGCCGTGAAAGAGTCCACTAAATTTCTCCTGTCTCTCCAGCAGCAGCATCTCCTTCAATAGCAGATTCTCCAACTATTTCAATCATTCCCTCTGCAGCTCCTGAAGAAACTACTTTTGGTTCACCCGCAGATTCTCCGGAATCACCAAGTCTGTTTTTTGAAACACAAACGGAAACTCCTACGTTTTCTTCACAGTTTCCTTCCAGTGTAGCTGTACCTCCTGACTCTCTTCTAGCACAACATTCACAGGACGCATCGGATTCATGGTTCGAGAATGAAAATCTATAAGCCTTCATTTCAGTGTTTTTTATCGCCTTCTTCTAAGCAAGAGAATAATATCACTCAACTCAATCATTTCTAGTGAGCCTATTTCGTTTGAAAACTTGTTTTGATGTTTCCCTCTTTGTTACCATGGTGTGACTATCATTGCTTAAAAAATCAGTTAAAAATCACTTTTATTTTCATTCTAGTCATGCATTCCAACCATCACATAAACCATTTTCTTATATTAGTTTGAGATTGTATTGTTGCAGCACAAATTTATGATATCAAATCAACCAAATCCAAGCAAACTTTTAGTCTGTGAATTTAAAAAACAAACAGAAACAAAGAGCATAACTTGGGCAAAAACATAATACAAGCAAAGCACGCATACGATAACAGTAATGTTATTCCAACAACAATTTGATACACATAAATTCAATGATTTCGTGTATCAACTTGATGTTCGAATAACATTTATCTACAATAACGGAGTGGATGCTGTTGCTAACCACTTTAAGCAACGGGTGGTCGAAGGAGATGATCCTGTGATGTATCAATTGTAGCAGGTGACATAAACTGCCACATTGAAATTCCAGGATAACCAATGAAAGGCATCAGCTTGTGGCCAACAGTTTGCGCTTTAGCAGCCATGGCATTAGAGAGGAAGCTTGACTGCACACCTGTTAATTTCACTTGTTGCTCCAGCTTTTCTTTGTCTAGCTTCAGCTTATTCTTCTCGTCACGAAGCTCGTTCTTCTCAGCCTGCAAAACATAACTCTTCAGAACCATGTTTCCTATATAAAACTCTGATTAAGACGCTACCGCCCAGCACAACGTGGATTACAAGACTAAGATGAGAAAAATCACCTTAAGCTCTTTAACTTTTTCGCGTAATTCATCGTTCCTTCCCTTGAGCCTCTGTGTTTCGTTTCTTAATTGAGTCACCATTCGAACCGCATCGTTTAATAAAGTGACCTTGTCTGTTTTGGGGAGTGTATCAGGCTCTAAGACAGAACTCAATTCCAGAAACCTTTAAATCATGTCAAATTGAAAAAACATGAGATCTTAGTTTAGAAGCTTATACACTCAATCCGAAACTTGCAAAAATAATAACATACTTATCGTTGAGTTTATCCCTTCTCACTTTCTCACGACCTGCTTTGGAACCAGAAGCATATGATTCTGTCCTTAACCTGAAATTACAGTGGCATATTAACTGGTGAATTTCAATTTTCAACCATATATAATATCTTTTACAAAGACAAAAGAAGATGTTACCGCTTTGAACGGCCATTTTCGAGTAAAGTTGAATCTAACGAGTATTCCATTTCCAATCTGCAAATATAGAGTAATAATCAATCACTCATAGTATGTTCGATTCCAAAGGCACGAAAGAGATATTACCGCTTTGAAGGCTTCCAAGGGCCATTTTCGAAAACAGTAGAATCTAGTGAGTATTCCATTTCCAAGCTGCAAAAATATAAAGTAACCATATATGACTTAATCTATATAATCTAGAATTCAACACAGACTCAATATTATAAATATTGATTCAAAATCAACTTTCACAAATATTTCAGAAAAGTAACCTGATATTGGAGGAAGGAGGGTTGATGATGTGAGTCTGAGACTGAGACTGGGGCATCCAGTTGAAAGCAGCAGCAGCAGAAGAGTGATGATTCGAAGAAGCCATGAAATCAGCAGCAGCGGAAGAGTGATAATTAGAAGAAGTCATAAAATCAGCAGCAGCAAGAGAGATATCATAGCCATAATCATAGAGCCAACAAGAGGAACCATCACCAGTGGAATCCATGTCCATGTGAGCAAGGTATTGAGAGTGTGTAACTAACTGTGTACTACTGCTACTACTACCACTGtatttttattaatatcaatGGATGGAGTCATGAAATAGCGTGAGAATATAATAA containing:
- the LOC127086780 gene encoding transcription factor bHLH115, coding for MDMDSTGDGSSCWLYDYGYDISLAAADFMTSSNYHSSAAADFMASSNHHSSAAAAFNWMPQSQSQTHIINPPSSNISLEMEYSLDSTVFENGPWKPSKRLEMEYSLDSTLLENGRSKRLRTESYASGSKAGREKVRRDKLNDKFLELSSVLEPDTLPKTDKVTLLNDAVRMVTQLRNETQRLKGRNDELREKVKELKAEKNELRDEKNKLKLDKEKLEQQVKLTGVQSSFLSNAMAAKAQTVGHKLMPFIGYPGISMWQFMSPATIDTSQDHLLRPPVA
- the LOC127086782 gene encoding uncharacterized protein LOC127086782 isoform X2, translating into MEVFQIILRVFFMAILIKLAMATNHIVGGPNGGWDTGSADLQFSVGDNLAASPSIADSPTISIIPSAAPEETTFGSPADSPESPSLFFETQTETPTFSSQFPSSVAVPPDSLLAQHSQDASDSWFENENL
- the LOC127086782 gene encoding uncharacterized protein LOC127086782 isoform X1 → MEVFQIILRVFFMAILIKLAMATNHIVGGPNGGWDTGSADLQFSVGDNLAAASPSIADSPTISIIPSAAPEETTFGSPADSPESPSLFFETQTETPTFSSQFPSSVAVPPDSLLAQHSQDASDSWFENENL